From Nicotiana tabacum cultivar K326 chromosome 22, ASM71507v2, whole genome shotgun sequence, one genomic window encodes:
- the LOC107832527 gene encoding transcriptional corepressor LEUNIG_HOMOLOG-like: protein MAQSNWEADKMLDVYIHDYLLKRKLHNSAKAFMTEGKVATDPVAIDAPGGFLFEWWSVFWDIFIARTNEKHSEAAAAYIETQQMKAREQQHQQQLQMQQLQLMQQRNAQLQRRDPNHSPIGGPINAINSEGMMGQPSASVLAMKMYEERMKHPQSMDSETSSALMDPNRMALLKSASNHQGQLLQGNSGNMSAALQQLQGRSQLATDVKGEMNLGGTQKSLPMDPSSIYGQAILQSKAGLGAGLNQGVTGLPLKGWPLTGIDQVRPSLGLQVQKPNLQTQNQFLLASQQQQVLAQAQAQGNLGNSPNYGFGGLPRGNFNAKDGQPPRNDGSICSPVQSNSPKMKMSQMQQSSSQQQDQLQQQQQQQQLQQNNRKRKQHSSSGPANSTGTGNTVGPSPSSPASTHTPGDGMTSVSKGLMMYGGEGAGGIASSTNQLDDLGETFGDIGSFEDNVESFLSNDGGDGNIYGTLKQTLTEHKPDSSKGFSFGEVGCIRTRNKVTCCHFSSDGKLLASAGHNKKAVLWNMDTLQTQNTPEEHQYLITDVRFRPNSSQLATASFDKSVRLWDASNPSYCLQAYTGHTFHVMSLDFHPKKNDLFCFCDSNNEIRYWSVSPFSCTRVSKQGGSAQVRFQPMTGRLLAAASDKVVSIFDVENDRQINSFQGHPGVVNYLCWDLNGELLASVSEESVKVWSLTTGDCIHELSATGNQFHSCVFHPSYSALLVIGGMRSLELWDMVENKSMTVPAHDNIIAALAQSPATGMVGSASHDSSVKLWK, encoded by the exons ATGGCGCAGAGTAATTGGGAAGCAGATAAGAT GCTGGATGTTTACATTCATGACTATCTGCTGAAACGAAAGCTGCATAATTCTGCAAAAGCTTTCATGACAGAAGGAAAGGTTGCTACTGATCCTGTAG CTATTGATGCACCTGGAGGATTTCTTTTTGAATGGTGGTCTGTGTTTTGGGACATTTTCATTGCACGGACAAATGAAAAACATTCAGAGGCAGCAGCAGCATACATAGAG ACTCAACAAATGAAAGCAAGGGAGCAGCAGCATCAACAGCAGTTACAAATGCAGCAATTACAACTCATGCAACAAAGAAATGCACAGTTACAGCGAAGGGATCCAAATCATTCCCCCATTGGTGGTCCTATAAATGCTATCAACTCCGAAGGTATGATGGGGCAGCCATCTGCCAGTGTATTGGCAATGAAAATGTACGAGGAACGAATGAAGCACCCTCAGTCCATGGACTCGGAGACATCTTCAGCTCTTATGGACCCCAATAGGATGGCACTTCTCAAGTCAGCATCTAATCATCAAGG CCAGTTGCTACAAGGAAATTCAGGGAACATGTCTGCAGCATTGCAGCAACTACAAGGACGGTCTCAGCTGGCAACT GATGTTAAAGGGGAAATGAACTTGGGTGGCACTCAGAAGTCTTTGCCCATGGATCCTTCATCAATTTACGGGCAAGCAATTCTTCAGTCAAAGGCTGGACTTGGTGCAG GGTTGAACCAAGGTGTCACTGGTCTACCATTGAAGGGTTGGCCTTTAACA GGAATCGACCAGGTAAGGCCCAGCTTGGGTTTGCAAGTACAAAAGCCCAACTTACAGACCCAAAATCAGTTTCTTTTGGCATCACAACAACAACAGGTCCTAGCTCAAGCTCAAGCCCAAGGTAACCTTGGAAATTCACCTAATTATGGGTTCGGTGGATTACCTAGAGGAAACTTTAATGCTAAAGATGGTCAACCTCCAAGGAATGATGGATCCATTTGCTCTCCAGTACAATCAAATTCACCGAAG ATGAAAATGTCCCAAATGCAGCAATCTTCCTCTCAACAACAGGACCAGttgcagcagcaacaacagcagcagcaactgCAACAG AACAACAGAAAAAGGAAGCAACATTCGTCTTCTGGACCTGCTAATAGTACTGGCACGGGTAACACTGTTGGGCCTTCACCAAGCTCACCAGCATCAACACATACCCCAGGTGATGGGATGACTAGCGTGTCAAAAGGCTTGATGATGTATGGAGGAGAGGGAGCTGGTGGTATTGCATCTTCTACGAATCAGCTG GATGACTTAGGGGAGACTTTTGGAGACATTGGTTCTTTCGAAGATAATGTGGAATCATTCCTGTCAAATGACGGGGGAGATGGAAACATCTATGGCACATTGAAGCAAACTCTTACTGAGCACAAGCCTGATTCTTCAAAAG GTTTCTCCTTTGGTGAAGTTGGTTGTATACGCACCAGAAATAAAGTGACTTGCTGTCATTTCTCATCGGATGGGAAGTTGCTTGCTAGTGCTGGGCACAACAAGAAG GCAGTTCTTTGGAACATGGATACTCTGCAAACACAGAACACCCCTGAGGAACATCAATACTTGATTACAGATGTCCGCTTCCGGCCTAATTCTTCTCAACTTGCAACTGCTTCATTTGACAAGTCTGTGAGATTATGGGATGCTTCCAAT CCTAGCTATTGTTTGCAAGCTTATACAGGGCATACTTTTCATGTTATGTCGCTTGATTTTCACCCGAAGAAGAACGATCTCTTCTGTTTTTGCGATAGCAACAATGAGATTCGCTACTGGAGTGTTAGTCCATTTTCATGCACTCGGGTGTCCAAG CAAGGAGGCAGTGCACAAGTGAGGTTTCAGCCAATGACCGGCCGTCTGTTGGCTGCTGCTTCAGATAAGGTGGTTTCCATCTTTGATGTCGAAAATGACCGGCAAATTAATTCCTTCCAG GGACATCCTGGAGTGGTGAACTACCTGTGTTGGGATCTAAATGGTGAGTTATTGGCATCAGTTAGTGAGGAGTCTGTCAAAGTTTGGTCATTGACCACCGGTGACTGCATTCATGAGCTAAGTGCTACCGGGAATCAGTTCCACTCTTGTGTTTTTCATCCTAGTTATTCAGCTTTGTTGGTGATCGGAGGAATGAGG TCTTTGGAGCTGTGGGACATGGTTGAGAATAAAAGCATGACAGTTCCAGCACATGATAACATTATCGCTGCTCTAGCACAATCACCAGCGACTGGAATGGTTGGTTCTGCAAGTCATGACAGTTCGGTCAAGTTATGGAAATGA